A window of the Nocardia sp. NBC_01329 genome harbors these coding sequences:
- a CDS encoding ribonuclease domain-containing protein translates to MRAKVLKVLSAVGAVVVAIVVALLSAQSGDDSGSTAAAPVSGTAVTSAPTGGKPAPGRTTATDAPVVSKVAGVPDRAYATLAEIDAGRWPDSANAPGTKGGVPFGNREGRLPATDSAGKAVKYQEWDVNPKKRGQSRDAERIVTGSDDSAWYTGDHYDTFTRMR, encoded by the coding sequence GTGCGAGCGAAAGTTCTGAAGGTCCTCTCCGCGGTGGGCGCGGTGGTGGTGGCGATCGTGGTGGCCCTGCTGAGCGCTCAGAGTGGGGACGACAGCGGGTCGACGGCCGCGGCGCCGGTCTCCGGCACCGCCGTGACTTCGGCGCCGACCGGTGGGAAGCCCGCGCCCGGCCGGACCACCGCGACCGATGCGCCGGTGGTGTCGAAGGTGGCCGGGGTACCCGACCGCGCCTATGCGACTCTCGCGGAGATCGATGCGGGCCGCTGGCCCGATTCGGCGAACGCGCCGGGAACCAAGGGCGGCGTCCCGTTCGGGAACCGGGAGGGCCGCCTGCCCGCCACCGATTCCGCGGGCAAGGCCGTGAAATATCAGGAGTGGGATGTGAACCCGAAGAAGCGGGGACAGTCCCGCGACGCCGAACGCATCGTCACCGGTAGCGACGATTCGGCCTGGTATACCGGCGACCACTACGACACTTTCACCAGGATGCGCTGA
- a CDS encoding alpha/beta fold hydrolase translates to MSGTSATTPPEPVAALHLGSGAPLLLLHGVMLSPHCWEQTAGLLAGRCEVFAPALAGHWGGPEFADGRYSARTLADRIETQLDDLGWRTCHIAGNSLGGWIGIELARRGRARTLTAIAPAGGWKTPSPRQILAAAKIMPMIPVLEIAGRLGDRPVRSRIVRWAMAHLLTRDTRAVSRADIDAVILAALHCPALPALTAGTLHGPSLANMSDLTTPIRLILADSDRVLPPSGYGRRFLRELPATADRIMLNRAGHVPMLEDPERIANLIAEHIYASRDHLRAV, encoded by the coding sequence ATGTCAGGCACCTCCGCAACCACCCCACCCGAGCCGGTCGCGGCGCTACATCTGGGATCGGGCGCCCCGCTGCTGCTACTCCACGGTGTCATGCTCTCGCCACATTGCTGGGAGCAGACCGCGGGTCTGCTGGCCGGCCGGTGCGAGGTCTTCGCGCCTGCCCTGGCCGGGCATTGGGGCGGACCGGAATTCGCGGACGGCCGCTACTCCGCCCGAACCCTCGCCGACCGCATCGAAACACAGCTCGACGATCTCGGGTGGCGGACCTGCCATATCGCCGGCAACTCCCTGGGCGGCTGGATCGGTATCGAATTGGCGCGCCGGGGCCGAGCGCGAACACTCACCGCCATCGCCCCGGCCGGCGGCTGGAAAACCCCGTCACCGCGACAGATCCTCGCGGCGGCCAAGATCATGCCGATGATTCCGGTCCTCGAAATCGCCGGTCGGCTGGGCGACCGCCCGGTGCGGAGCCGGATCGTGCGGTGGGCCATGGCGCATCTGCTGACGCGGGACACCCGCGCGGTGTCCCGCGCGGACATCGACGCCGTGATCCTGGCGGCGCTGCACTGTCCGGCGCTGCCCGCTCTGACTGCCGGAACCCTGCACGGACCGTCGTTGGCGAATATGTCCGATCTGACAACCCCGATCCGACTGATCCTCGCCGACTCCGATCGCGTCCTGCCCCCTTCGGGGTACGGTCGCCGGTTCCTGCGCGAACTACCGGCCACGGCGGATCGGATCATGCTGAACCGGGCGGGTCACGTACCCATGCTGGAGGATCCCGAGCGGATCGCGAACCTGATCGCCGAACACATCTACGCCAGTCGCGATCACCTGCGGGCTGTGTAG
- a CDS encoding exodeoxyribonuclease III produces the protein MPYILSTVNVNGVRAAAGKGLLAWLARTEADIVCLQETRADDTQVAAALAPALEQGWELAHAEPGSKGRAGVGVLSRRPIESVRIGVEPDSEFIGTGRYIEVELDEVTVASVYVHTGEADTPRQDEKYRFLDELAARMATRTGAFVIAGDWNIAHTERDLKNWKGNLKKSGFLPAERAWLDRQLAAGYVDVVRELHPEGDGPFSWWSYRGRAFDTDTGWRIDYQLATPAAADRAKQAVVERAATYAERWSDHAPVTVQYR, from the coding sequence GTGCCTTACATCCTCTCCACCGTCAACGTCAATGGGGTCCGGGCCGCCGCCGGCAAGGGGCTGCTCGCCTGGCTGGCTCGGACCGAGGCCGATATCGTCTGCCTGCAGGAAACGCGAGCCGACGACACGCAGGTCGCGGCCGCGCTCGCGCCGGCGCTGGAGCAGGGCTGGGAGTTGGCGCACGCCGAACCCGGGTCGAAGGGCCGGGCGGGGGTCGGGGTGCTGTCGCGGCGGCCGATCGAGTCGGTTCGGATCGGTGTCGAACCGGATAGCGAGTTCATCGGGACGGGCCGGTACATCGAGGTCGAGCTCGACGAGGTCACCGTGGCGAGCGTGTACGTCCATACGGGAGAGGCGGATACGCCCCGGCAGGACGAGAAGTACCGGTTCCTCGACGAACTCGCCGCCCGGATGGCCACTCGCACCGGCGCTTTCGTCATCGCCGGTGACTGGAATATCGCCCACACCGAGCGAGACCTGAAGAACTGGAAGGGGAACCTGAAGAAGTCCGGTTTCCTTCCCGCCGAAAGGGCTTGGCTGGACAGGCAACTGGCGGCCGGATACGTCGATGTCGTCCGGGAACTTCACCCGGAGGGTGACGGCCCGTTCAGCTGGTGGTCGTATCGTGGGCGCGCGTTCGACACCGACACCGGCTGGCGGATCGATTACCAGCTGGCGACACCGGCGGCCGCCGACCGGGCGAAGCAGGCGGTGGTCGAACGCGCCGCGACCTATGCGGAGCGCTGGTCCGACCATGCTCCGGTGACGGTCCAGTATCGATGA